aacatatacTTGTCCCTTTGGTGTGTTTGCCTACAGGCGAATGCCATTCGGTCTTTGCAATGCTCCTGCAACTTTCCAAAGATGTATGATGGCAATTTTTGCTGACATGGTGGAGAAATGTATTGAGGTGTTCATGGATGACTTCTTCGTCTTTGGTTCATCCTTTGATGGTTGTCTATCAAATTTAGAGAGAGTGTTGCAATGATGTGAAGAGACAAATTTGGTGCTTAATtgggaaaaatgtcatttcatGGTGCAAGAAGGTATTGTGCTAGGCCACAAGATCTCTGCGAGAGGGATTGAAGTTGATAAAGCAAAGTTGATGTGATTAAGAAGTTACCCCCTCCTATTAATGTCAAAGGAGTGAGAAACTTTTTAGGGCATGCTGGGTTTTATAGGCAGTTTATAAAGGACTTTTCAAAGATTGCCAAACCACTCAACAATTTGCTTAACAAGGACgcaatgtttttatttgatgaaGATTGTTTACAAGAATTCAACGCCCTAAAGACCAGCCTAGTGTCTGCTCCTGTGATTATAGCTCCAAATTGGGGTCAAGAGTTTGAActaatgtgtgatgcaagtgattatgcTATAGGAGCTGTCTTGGGCCAGAGAAAAGGCAGAGTATTCCATGCAATTTACTATGCCAGCAAGGTTCTGAATGATGCTCAGATTAATTATGTTACCACAGAGAAGGAAATGCTAGCAATTGTTTATGCATTGGAAAAATTAAGGTAATACTTGGTGGGTTCAAAAGTAATAATTTACACTGATCATGCAGCCATCAAGTATTTTCTGAATAAAGCTGATTCCAAGCCTCGGTTGATCAGATGGATTTTGTTACTCCAAGAATTTGATCTAGTTATCAAAGACAAGAAAGGATCTTAAAATTTGGTAGTTGACCACTTGTCAAGACTAGTCAATGAAGAAGTAACCCTAAAGGAGCTAGAAATAAGAGATGAATTCCCTGATGAATCACTGTTTATGGTAAATGAGAGACCATGGTTTACAGATTTGGCTAACTTCAAGGCAGCTGGAATCATTCCCAAGGATTTGAGTTGGCAACAGAGGAAGAAATTCCTACATGATGCTCGCTTCTATATTTGGGATGATCCACATTTGTTTAAGATTGGCGCTAACAACCTTTTGAGAAGATGTGTAACAAGGGAAGAAGCCAAGGACATACTATGCATTGTCATAACTCACCATGTGGAGGGCATTATAGTGGAGACAAGACAGCAACTAAAGTTCTACAATCGGGAGTCTTCTGGCCAACACTTTTCAAAGATGCTCATGAACATGCCATTCACTGTGATCAATGTCAAAGGATGGGAGGAATTTCTAGGAGAAATGAAATGCCCTTGCTAAACATCATGGAAGTGGAAATCTTTGATTGCTGGGGAATTGATTTCATAGGTCCTCTTCCTCcatcttttggaaatgaatacATTCTTATAGCTGTGGATTATGTCTCCAAGTGGGTTGAAGCAGTGACAGCTCCAAAGAATGATGCTAAAACTATGGTAAAGTTtctgaagaaaaatatttttgctcgCTTTGGAGTGCCTAGAGTCCTAGTAAGTGATGGAGGTTCTCATTTTTGTAATAGCCAACTGCAGAAGGTGTTAGGCCACTATCA
This region of Glycine max cultivar Williams 82 chromosome 7, Glycine_max_v4.0, whole genome shotgun sequence genomic DNA includes:
- the LOC100776250 gene encoding uncharacterized protein, whose amino-acid sequence is MEVEIFDCWGIDFIGPLPPSFGNEYILIAVDYVSKWVEAVTAPKNDAKTMVKFLKKNIFARFGVPRVLMASRKRKSIASRPREPYDTTRFISKAAWERYSQNVHSRNILPKKNIVLYVTKYDEFRQECER